A DNA window from Rhipicephalus sanguineus isolate Rsan-2018 chromosome 8, BIME_Rsan_1.4, whole genome shotgun sequence contains the following coding sequences:
- the LOC119401646 gene encoding elastin-like codes for MHCTTILAAAIFCTAVSSQEYAGSSQCGCLEVPATGTRHKDQFCRPHLTIPSERHRHRSCVCRPGLVRNAWGDCITKQECTSCKCFRDRDFNVCGRECPAVCNEPISRSCSKSCAFGCDCRPGFVRSSRHRGRCVKAEKCALSCPPFSRFEFCRSTCAPKCGRRPRKTCVTRCTRGDCVCNHGYAEVKHNGETICVPQDQCSQYLQLAPSITPGGNGSLGGGISSGGSVFVPGAPSIPAHPGGVSGGAAGTPVPGSVGINGSLGGGVSSGGPVFVPSTPSVSVTPGIVTGGVSGGTAGTSVPGPVGVGGASPIPSVPAVGTDSIVPVGGGSQPGSFGTGGMLPVPGANGGVSVGTYPQGGAAARPPGSTDAQGRPPIGTNGFGNAGGSIFTSSIGPNDSMESGEGSAVDARGIPQHLGESSTGGVPAATGTIPSNGNSGMGSVAGGLHSSTVPPKVTIPGRVGGMSTGVLVHGGTASPFPSRPGGNIESTHSSGSAVMGPNGMPAVTTPAPAQSTPGFGSVTGGGFVTGRNVTSSTVSAIPSGVSLPSGIPTPGVVIVTSGLPANGGIAQAYPGTNIASTLPSTVTGSTPPTVGIHGVGGPTIGSTASALTGGVLITSSPLSSTAAISAGGAPAVSPGSGNLGGGGNLVGLPAGSNSAITPTFPVAAAGSTLTHSGAVGVGNALHSGIAAGTAVTAPSTITGTVSSTVGPSSFPPTVGIAGASGSGSNLGAATTGHGVSVTSQPVTTGLGASSTVPAGTAAMNAAAIGGALVAGIPAITGSVAGARASGVAGINSAAHHSAPCGTPGSPCPNAVRSFTNSTG; via the exons ATGCATTGCACGACAATTCTTGCGGCCGCCATATTCTGTACAGCTGTAAGCAGCCAAGAATATG CTGGATCCTCACAGTGCGGCTGTCTCGAAGTACCAGCGACGGGCACAAGACACAAAGACCAATTTTGTAGACCCCACCTCACAATCCCGTCAGAACGTCACAGGCACCGCAGTTGTGTCTGCAGACCAGGACTTGTACGGAATGCTTGGGGTGACTGCATAACCAAGCAGGAATGCACGAGCTGCAAGTGCTTCAGAGACAGAGACTTCAACGTGTGCGGTCGGGAGTGCCCAGCGGTGTGCAACGAGCCGATAAGCAGATCATGCTCTAAATCGTGCGCATTTGGGTGTGACTGCCGGCCTGGTTTCGTCCG GAGCTCAAGGCACCGAGGTCGCTGCGTCAAGGCAGAGAAGTGTGCTCTTTCATGCCCGCCATTTTCGAGGTTCGAGTTCTGCAGGTCTACCTGTGCGCCTAAGTGCGGCAGACGTCCACGAAAGACTTGCGTCACACGTTGTACAAGGGGCGACTGTGTCTGCAATCACGGTTACGCCGAGGTTAAGCACAACGGCGAGACTATTTGCGTGCCACAAGATCAGTGCTCTCAATATTTGCAGCTGGCGCCATCGATAACACCTGGTGGTAACGGAAGCCTAGGTGGTGGAATAAGCTCTGGAGGATCTGTATTCGTGCCGGGTGCGCCATCGATACCAGCGCACCCAGGAGGTGTTTCGGGAGGTGCTGCTGGTACACCGGTACCAGGTTCAGTTGGCATTAATGGTAGCCTAGGTGGTGGAGTTAGCTCTGGCGGACCTGTATTCGTCCCGAGTACGCCATCAGTATCAGTAACCCCAGGAATTGTTACGGGAGGTGTTTCGGGAGGCACAGCAGGTACATCTGTACCAGGACCAGTTGGCGTTGGTGGTGCATCGCCTATCCCGAGTGTCCCTGCGGTAGGCACTGATAGTATAGTCCCAGTAGGAGGGGGAAGTCAGCCGGGATCCTTCGGCACTGGCGGCATGTTACCAGTTCCCGGTGCTAATGGCGGAGTCAGCGTGGGTACATACCCACAAGGAGGTGCAGCTGCTCGACCACCGGGATCAACAGACGCTCAAGGCCGACCTCCAATTGGTACTAATGGATTCGGCAACGCTGGTGGTAGTATATTCACCAGTAGCATAGGGCCAAATGATTCCATGGAGTCTGGCGAGGGCAGCGCCGTCGATGCTAGAGGCATTCCCCAGCATTTAGGTGAAAGTTCAACAGGAGGTGTTCCAGCAGCTACTGGAACCATCCCGTCAAATGGTAATTCAGGAATGGGCAGTGTTGCTGGTGGGCTACACTCAAGCACCGTACCGCCAAAAGTTACTATACCTGGACGAGTTGGAGGAATGAGCACAGGGGTTTTAGTTCATGGCGGTACTGCATCGCCTTTTCCAAGTCGACCTGGAGGAAATATAGAAAGTACACATTCATCCGGCTCAGCAGTGATGGGACCGAACGGCATGCCTGCAGTTACAACACCGGCACCTGCGCAGAGCACTCCTGGATTCGGAAGCGTTACAGGCGGTGGCTTCGTAACAGGAAGAAACGTAACATCTAGTACGGTTAGCGCCATACCATCCGGGGTCTCTTTACCATCTGGCATCCCCACTCCAGGAGTCGTCATAGTGACTAGTGGTCTACCTGCTAATGGAGGCATCGCCCAAGCCTACCCTGGAACGAATATTGCGAGTACATTGCCATCCACTGTGACAGGAAGTACACCACCGACCGTCGGAATACACGGAGTGGGTGGCCCAACAATTGGTAGTACTGCGTCTGCTCTAACAGGCGGTGTTCTCATAACTTCAAGCCCACTGTCATCAACAGCCGCAATATCTGCAGGTGGTGCTCCAGCAGTTAGTCCAGGAAGTGGGAACTTAGGAGGTGGAGGAAATCTGGTTGGACTTCCGGCTGGTTCAAATTCCGCCATCACTCCCACATTTCCAGTTGCAGCAGCAGGTAGTACTCtaacacattctggcgcagtAGGTGTAGGAAATGCATTGCACTCGGGAATAGCCGCAGGCACTGCTGTTACAGCACCCTCTACCATTACGGGGACAGTATCCTCTACTGTAGGGCCCTCTTCGTTTCCACCGACAGTGGGAATTGCTGGCGCATCAGGTAGTGGAAGTAATTTGGGTGCGGCCACTACAGGTCACGGAGTCTCTGTTACAAGTCAGCCGGTGACAACTGGGCTTGGAGCTTCGAGTACCGTACCCGCCGGCACTGCAGCTATGAATGCAGCCGCCATAGGTGGGGCACTAGTAGCCGGAATCCCAGCCATTACCGGAAGTGTTGCAGGAGCGCGTGCTTCAGGAGTCGCTGGTATTAACAGCGCTGCCCACCATTCTGCACCGTGTGGTACCCCTGGTTCACCATGCCCAAACGCTGTGCGCTCTTTCACGAACAGCACGGGATGA